From Toxorhynchites rutilus septentrionalis strain SRP chromosome 2, ASM2978413v1, whole genome shotgun sequence, a single genomic window includes:
- the LOC129768277 gene encoding LOW QUALITY PROTEIN: mediator of RNA polymerase II transcription subunit 23 (The sequence of the model RefSeq protein was modified relative to this genomic sequence to represent the inferred CDS: substituted 2 bases at 2 genomic stop codons): protein MNSDTQIIKLVEEILVEKTDDYDYEGLVVNEAEIQKRVDDGFNKFATVFGAMSQDAKEGALRQYLIYVAGINHRNKVHKHMQVLNKLVGMNIVQARLLCEQIMGSEKLVFQNQAFWIECFQVVRKIIGGVDYKGVREIMKCCKEKALSFPTAISSSILPQMLELTDVIEHIFNRNACLLPAYFIINEIQKADYQDTHWRIANLIANFIEEFVIVAQMLSIIGHSSMLPIVEHSAYADNLINPWKLDPNTLKLSLRGNLPYEPDLLQPQTKLLRFVLEQPYSRDMVCSMLNLQKQHKQKCVALEEQLVWLVICAMECSEKEPAHSTDGEDSISSHTQWVWLQREKLTRSELIEVRQINSSFSKLRVVVHGRSXFVDXFVWLIPITNEYISGSIQRNSITNFLPILKLYDILYPEKEPLPVPDYNNPFCTHQMAPTCIWIHLLKRAQSEHYNINRPIPMALKLHHEFLQHLVMPNNNATLCMGTDYRIALLCNAYSTNQDYFSRPMAALIETILGNPKNQSGTGGNQQLPTIPLSMCVLDSLTIHSKMSLIHSIVTHMIKQAQNKSTIPNANNMAPALVETYSRLLVYTEIESLGIKGFLSQLLPQVFKSHAWGILYTLLEMFSYRMHHIQPHYRVQLLSHLHSLASVPHTNQMQLHSCVESTALRLITGLGSVEVQAQLSRYVNEPKTPGNIVSAESEELNRALILTLARSMQITGTGNDPQSSTWCKDLLASIMQNTPHSWSQHTLQCFPPVLNDFFVQHNIPKENKQLLKKSVDEEYRNWASMSNENDIIGHFGTAGTPPLFLCLLFKMIVETDSISPVAYKILERIGARALSAHLRKLCDYLLFEVSNSGGSAHVNKCVDTINDMIWKHNIITIDRLVLCLSLRTLEGNEPQVSFCIIQLLLLKTPEFRSRLQEFVSINSPEHWKQNNWHERHLAFHQKFPEKFAPDESVSHPSLPVYFGNVCLRFLPVLDITIHRYLEVPPAMSKTVDVLLDHLGPLYKFHDRPITYLYNTLHYYERRLRERPQLKKRLVATVIGSLKDVRPDNWAVTEQYHAYMLKKDDTVNWIPELTYYINLVRRMQDTIDGNNVFSGTDWRFNEFPNPPAHALYVSCVELLGLPAGPQVVANSLIDVVVKGYPVIPYQSVHNWINTIGLIMAALPESYWGVIYERFRDAISSPQISEWVYRQSPFELFNFKIVKEAMLEKNYVVILAIAQSILHHSGIGQISTVTDLIKEKFKPLIKTEYQLIYLCHLVGPFLNRLSTERPRAVSDITLILYELLEQVDKSQPSVPLKYMDPICDLLYHIKYMFVGDMMKTELEAIIRRLRPALQMRLRFITRLNVDEIGVEQQQQQQQNVEASGQSSTQSGAAQQTAAQTAGQQQGLAGGVPQVMPPNIQQSQQQQVQQ, encoded by the exons ATGAACTCAGATACGCAGATCATAAAGTTAGTGGAAGAAATTTTG GTTGAGAAGACCGACGACTACGACTATGAAGGGCTTGTGGTCAATGAAGCGGAAATCCAGAAGCGAGTTGATGATGGATTCAATAAATTCGCCACTGTTTTTGGTGCAATGTCGCAGGATGCAAAGGAGGGAGCGCTGAGACAGTATTTGATCTACGTGGCCGGAATTAACCACCGAAATAAGGTACACAAGCACATGCAAGTGTTGAACAAACTGGTCGGAATGAACATCGTACAGGCGAGATTGTTGTGCGAGCAGATTATGGGCTCGGAAAAGCTAGTGTTTCAGAATCAGGCATTCTGGATCGAGTGTTTTCAG GTTGTCCGTAAAATTATCGGCGGCGTCGACTACAAAGGGGTCCGGGAGATCATGAAGTGCTGCAAGGAGAAGGCACTTTCGTTCCCTACCGCCATCAGCTCAAGCATCCTACCACAGATGCTCGAACTGACGGATGTGATTGAGCATATCTTCAATCGGAACGCGTGCCTCCTCCCAGCGTACTTTATTATCAACGAGATACAGAAGGCGGACTATCAGGACACCCACTGGCGCATCGCCAATCTGATTGCGAACTTCATTGAGGAGTTTGTAATCGTTGCGCAAATGCTGTCGATCATTGGCCACTCGTCGATGCTGCCGATCGTTGAGCACTCTGCATATGCGGACAATCTGATCAATCCCTGGAAGCTCGATCCGAACACACTGAAGCTCTCGTTGAGGGGGAATTTACCGTACGAACCGGACCTGTTGCAGCCCCAGACGAAACTGTTGAGATTTGTGCTCGAGCAGCCGTATTCTAGGGATATGGTTTGTTCAATGTTGAATCTACAGAAACAGCACAAACAAAAATGTGTTGCCCTGGAAGAACAGTTAGTTTGGTTGGTTATTTGCGCAATGGAGTGCTCGGAGAAGGAACCAGCTCACTCTACAGACGGAGAAGACAGCATTTCCAGCCACACGCAGTGGGTGTGGTTGCAACGGGAaaaacttaccaggtccgaacttattgaggtaagacagattaatagctctttctcaaaattaagggtagtggtgcatggccgttcttagttcgtggattgatttgtctggttaattccgataacgaacgAGTATATCTCCGGGAGCATTCAAAGAAACTCAATCACGAATTTTCTACCCATCTTAAAATTATATGACATTCTCTATCCAGAGAAGGAACCTCTTCCGGTTCCAGATTATAATAATCCTTTCTGTACCCATCAAATGGCTCCCACTTGCATCTGGATTCATCTGTTGAAACGCGCCCAATCTGAGCACTACAACATCAATCGACCAATCCCAATGGCGCTGAAATTACATCACGAGTTCCTCCAGCATCTTGTCATGCCCAACAATAATGCAACACTATGCATGGGAACCGATTATCGCATTGCCCTTCTGTGCAATGCTTATTCAACGAATCAGGATTACTTTTCTCGTCCGATGGCAGCTCTTATCGAGACGATATTGGGAAATCCCAAGAACCAATCCGGAACCGGTGGCAACCAGCAGCTGCCCACTATTCCGCTGTCGATGTGTGTGCTGGACAGCTTGACGATCCACAGTAAAATGTCTTTGATTCATAGCATAGTAACTCATATGATAAAACAGGCGCAGAACAAAAGTACCATTCCGAATGCGAACAACATGGCACCGGCGCTGGTTGAAACCTACTCGCGATTGCTGGTTTACACAGAGATTGAGTCCCTGGGAATAAAAGGATTTCTGA GTCAACTACTGCCTCAAGTTTTCAAGTCCCACGCTTGGGGTATCCTGTATACTCTACTGGAAATGTTCTCATATCGGATGCACCATATACAGCCACATTATCGGGTTCAGTTGCTTTCCCATCTGCACTCGCTGGCATCCGTTCCGCACACCAATCAAATGCAGCTACATTCCTG CGTGGAATCCACCGCCCTTCGTCTCATCACTGGACTCGGTTCGGTGGAGGTACAGGCACAGCTCTCGCGTTATGTCAACGAGCCAAAAACTCCGGGCAATATCGTGTCAGCCGAAAGTGAGGAACTAAATCGGGCACTCATTCTGACGTTGGCACGTTCCATGCAAATCACCGGCACCGGGAACGATCCCCAATCGAGCACGTGGTGCAAAGATCTGCTGGCAAGCATCATGCAAAACACTCCCCACTCGTGGTCTCAGCATACCCTGCAGTGCTTTCCTCCGGTGCTGAATGATTTCTTCGTGCAGCACAACATTCCGAAGGAGAACAAACAGCTGCTGAAAAAGTCCGTCGACGAAGAGTACCGCAACTGGGCGTCGATGTCCAACGAGAACGATATCATCGGGCACTTTGGGACGGCCGGAACACCGCCTCTGTTTCTCTGTCTGCTGTTCAAGATGATTGTGGAGACGGACTCCATCAGTCCGGTGGCTTACAA AATTTTAGAACGCATCGGTGCCCGCGCTCTGTCAGCCCACTTACGAAAGCTCTGCGATTACCTTCTATTCGAGGTATCCAACTCTGGTGGCAGCGCTCACGTGAACAAGTGCGTAGACACCATCAACGATATGATCTGGAAACATAACATCATAACCATCGATCGGTTGGTCCTCTGTCTATCGCTCCGCACTCTCGAAGGTAACGAACCACAGGTCAGCTTCTGCATCATCCAGCTTCTGTTGCTGAAAACTCCGGAGTTCCGGAGTCGTCTCCAGGAGTTCGTGAGCATCAACTCTCCGGAACATTGGAAGCAGAACAACTGGCACGAGCGTCATCTGGCGTTTCATCAGAAATTTCCGGAGAAATTCGCACCGGACGAGTCCGTGTCGCATCCTTCCCTGCCGGTATATTTTGGAAACGTGTGCTTGAGGTTTTTGCCGGTTTTGGACATCACGATACATCGATATTTGGAGGTACCACCGGCTATGAGCAAAACGGTGGACGTTTTACTTGACCATCTAGGACCACTGTATAAGTTCCACGACAGACCGATCACTTATTTATACAACACATTGCACTATTACGAACGCAGGCTGCGGGAACGGCCTCAGCTTAAGAAACGACTG GTTGCAACAGTTATCGGTTCACTGAAGGACGTTCGGCCAGATAATTGGGCAGTGACGGAGCAGTATCATGCGTACATGTTAAAAAAAGATGACACGGTTAACTGGATACCCGAATTGACCTACTATATTAATCTTGTCCGTCGTATGCAGGACA CAATCGACGGTAACAACGTATTCTCAGGTACAGACTGGCGTTTCAATGAATTTCCGAATCCGCCGGCACATGCACTCTACGTAAGTTGTGTTGAGTTGCTCGGACTTCCAGCTGGTCCTCAAGTTGTGGCTAACAGTTTGATAGACGTCGTGGTGAAAGGCTATCCGGTGATTCCGTACCAGAGTGTGCACAACTGGATCAACACTATCGGACTGATCATGGCTGCCCTGCCGGAATCGTACTGGGGAGTCATTTACGAGCGATTCCGAGATGCGATCAGCTCACCGCAGATATCGGAGTGGGTATATCGTCAGAGTCCGTTCGAGTTGTTCAACTTCAAGATCGTGAAAGAGGCGATGCTGGAGAAAAACTATGTGGTGATTCTGGCAATCGCCCAAAGCATTTTGCATCACAGCGGAATTGGACAAATTTCGACTGTCACAGA CTTAATCAAGGAAAAATTCAAACCCCTCATCAAAACGGAATACCAACTAATCTACTTATGCCACCTAGTCGGTCCATTCTTGAATCGTCTCAGCACGGAACGTCCCCGGGCCGTGTCGGATATAACTCTTATTTTATACGAACTGCTGGAACAGGTCGATAAGTCCCAACCATCGGTGCCCCTGAAATACATGGATCCGATATGTGATCTGCTGTACCACATCAAGTACATGTTCGTGGGTGACATGATGAAAACCGAACTGGAGGCGATCATTCGTCGGCTTCGACCCGCATTGCAGATGCGGCTACGTTTCATAACCAGATTGAATGTTGATGAAATAGGCGtggaacagcagcagcagcagcagcagaatgtTGAGGCTAGTGGGCAAAGCAGTACCCAATCGGGAGCTGCACAGCAAACTGCAGCGCAAACTGCTGGACAGCAGCAGGGTCTGGCCGGTGGAGTACCGCAGGTAATGCCACCGAACATTCAACAGTCCCAGCAACAGCAGGTGCAACAATAA